The nucleotide sequence GTCGAAATTGGTGGCCTTCTTGGTCGACGACGCGCCGCCGACGTCGAAGATCAGCCCGCCATTGCGGATGGCCGCGTCGTCCGCGACGATCTTCGCCTGAGCCGACAGCAGTGCGGCGCGATGCGCCAGGGCCTCGGCGTCGGCGCGGCCCGCATCGAACGCTTCGGTGGCGGCGTCGAGCGCCTCGGCGGCGACGAGCACCACCGTTTCGGCGGCGTGCGCGGACGCTGCGATCTGGCCGATGGTCTGTTGCAGCAGCGGATCTTCGGTCGGCTTCTCATGCGGCGCGTAGTAGAAGGTGCGCTTGCGCGAGCGGACCAGCGCGATGGCGTCGCGCAAGGCCGCGCGGCTGATGCCGGCCACGGCCGCGGTCAGGAACAGCTGCGCGAACGTATTGGAGTAGGGCACGCCATAGCCGATATCAGGCGCATCGAACACGATCTCCTGCCGCTTGACCCGGACGTTGCGGAAATGCGTGGTGCCGGTCGCGGTCAGCCGCTGGCCCATGCCGTCCCAGTCGTCGATCAGCTCGATGCCGGCGCGATCGAGCGGCAGGATGGTCGCGCCGGGACGCCCGCTGGGATCAGCCGCGCGCACCAGGACGAGATCGGAATACAGCGTGCCGGTGCTGTAGTACTTGGTCCCGTTCAGCAGATAGTCGTCGCCGTCGGGGGTGAAGGTCGTGTTCGGCGTGATGTTGCCGACCTGCGGACTGTCGAGCTCGGTGGTGGCGAGGCCGATGATCGCACCGGCTGCGATGCGCTGCTGCCACTCCCGCGCCTGGTCGTCACGGGGAATGCGGACCAGACGCTCGACCACGCTGAAATGATTGCGCAGGATGTGCGCGACGTTGGCGTCGGCCTCGGCGAGCCGGATCACGATCTCGAACAGGCCGCGGATCGTACTGCCGGCACCGCCGGCGGCCACGGGAAGGCGGAGCGCGCCGAGCCGCGCCTGCTTGATCAAGGCGATCTGCTGGTGCGGCAGGATGCGCTCGCGCTCCCGCTCCGACTCGCCATCGGCAATGGCGGCGAGCAGCTGATCGAGCGTCTCCGCTGCCAAGGGCAGCGAGCTGTCGGCGATGAGAGTCTTGGTCGAGACCGGCTTGTTCATGACGAGTCCAGGCGATTGAATGGGAACGATCGGTGTCAGCGCTGCGGCGCCGCGTCTTCGATTGGGGCGAGATGATCGGCGACCTTGACCGGCTCGGGCAGCACCTTGCGCTCGGCCAGCCAGTCGGCCGCTTTCTGCAGGTCGGTGACGAACTGCTTGTCGTTGACCGAGAAATAGCGGTACTTGCGGTTCATCGCGATGAACTGATCGCGCACCTGGTCGCTGTATTTGCCGGCCTTCTGGGCGATGTATTCTGCCTCTTTGCTGTTCTCCGAAATCCACTTGCCTTCGGCGCGGAACGCGTCGTTGACGGCACGGACCAAAGCCGGGTTCTCGGTCGCGAATTTGCGGGTCGTCAGATAGGACGTGTAGTCGATCTGGAATTCGAGATCGCGGCCTTCCAGGAAGATGTCGTGCGCCTTGTAGTCGAGCCGGGCGATGTCGACGCCCGGGCTCCACATCGACCAGGCATCGACCTTGCCGGAGGCCAGCGCCGGCGCGGCATCCGGCGGGTTGAGGTAGACGAACTTGACCTTGGAGCGGTCGACCTTGTGCTTCTCGAGCGCGGCGACCAGCAGGAATTCGCCGAGACCGGAGCGGTTCACCGCGACCGACTTGCCGACGAGGTCCTCGACCTTGTTGATACCGGAATCGTCGCGCGCGATGATCGCGGTGGTGCGCGGCTCGTAGACGACAAATTGGGTGAACACCAGCGGCGAGCCGGCGATGATCGCGGCCAGCGCCGGCGTCGTCGAGCCGCCGAAGGAGAAATCGGCGGTGCCGCCGGTCACGGCCTGCAGGGTCGGCGCGTGGTTCGGGAACGGCCCGAGCCACTCCACCTTGATGCCGTCCTTGGCGAGCAGCTTCTCGAACTCGCCGCGCTCCTTGGCGATGTTGTTCAGGCCGGCGAGCCCCCAGGTCAGCCGCACCGTGTCAGTGACGCGGCCGGGCGCCGACCAGGCGTCATCGGTCAGCGTGAGGCCGGCGAGCGCGCCAATGCCGAACGCGGCAGTGCCGAGGAAATGGCGGCGGGAGAGGTCATCCGAAGACATGGTCGATCCTTGCGGCAATCAGGTGTGAAGGGAGGGCTTGAGCACGCCGAGCTCGGCCAGCAGGTCGCCGCGCGCGACCTCGCCGCCGTCGGCGGCACGGTGCTCGTAGGCGATCCGGCCGTCGCGCATCACCAGAATGCGGTCGGCGAGCGCGATCGCCTCGTCGACATCGTGGGTGACCAGCAGCACGCCCGGGCGATGAGTGGCAACGAGCTCGCGCACCAGCGCATGCATGCGGATGCGGGTCAGCGCATCGAGCGCGGCAAATGGTTCGTCGAGCAGCAGCAGCTCGGGCTGCTGCACCAGAGCGCGGGCGAGCGCGACGCGCTGCGCCTGGCCGCCGGAGAGATTGCGCGGCCAGTCGTCGAGGCGGTCGCCGAGGCCGACCTCGGCGAGCGCGGCCGCCGCGCGTTGCCGCGCATCGGGCACGTCGAGACCGAGCGCGACGTTGCGCCAGAGGCTGTCCCACGGCAGCAGGCGGTGCTCCTGAAACACCACGGCAGGTCGCTTCGGCGCGATGATCCGGCCGCCCTGAACGGGGTCAAGCCCGGCCAGAGCGCGCAGCAAGGTGGTCTTTCCGCAGCCGCTTTCGCCGAGCAGCGCGACGAACTCACCGCGCTCGATGCGCAGATCGAGGCCCTCGATCACGGTGCGCTCGCTATAGGCGCGGCGCAGGCCGTTGACGATCACCGCAGGCGCGGTGGCGGCCTGCAGCGGCGGCGCGAACTGGACCGTCATCGCACAGCTCCATAGTTGGGGTGCCAGGCGAGCAGGCGCCGCTCCAGCCAGCGCGCGATCAGGTCGGCGCCGACGCCGATCAGAGCGTAGATCACGATCGTCAGCACGATCACATCGGTGCGTAGGAATTCGCGGGCGTCCATCGCGAGAAAGCCGAGGCCGGATTGCGCGCCGATGGTCTCGGCGACGACGAGCGCGAGCCAGGCAGTCGCCAGCGCATAGCGCACACCGGTGAGGATCGAAGGCAGGGCGCCGGGCAGGATGATGCGGCGGATCAGCTGCAGGGTCGACAGCGCCTGCACCCGGCCAAGCTCGAGCAGCTTGGGATCGACCTGACGGATGCCGAGCGTGGTGTTGATGTAGATCGGGAAGGTCACGCCGAGCGCGACGAGAAACACCTTCTCGGCCTCGCCGACGCCGAGCCACACGATCACCAGCGGCAGCACGGCCAGGAACGGGATCGCGCGGATCATCTGGATGCTGCGGTCGATCAGCGCCTCGGCTACCGATGAGAAGCCGACGAGAATGCCAAGCGCGAAACCGACGGCGCCGCCGATCGCAAAGCCGGCAGCGGCGCGCAGCAGGCTGACGCCGAGATCGTTGAGCAGGGTGCCCTGTGTGGTCAGCTTGAAGGCGGTGCGGATGACCTTGCTGGGCGCCGGCAGGACCTGTGGCGACAGATAGCCACCCTGCGCCGCCGCTTCCCAGATCACGATCAGCAGGACCGGGGCGAGCCACGACAAAGCCTGCAGCGTCAGCGGGCTCAGCGCGCGGTGTCGTCCGGTGCCGGGGCGCGCGCCACGGGTGGTCTGCGGCAGCTCGATCGTCCCGGCAGCTTGTTCGAGATTGCTCAAGAGTACGTCGTCCTCGCGATGTCATGCTTCCGCCGGTCGCGATCGCGCGGCAGAGTAAGTAGATCGGATGCGCGCGGGCGGCCGCGTGACACAGCGTCGTTTCGCGCTGGCAAACTGTCCCACGAAACATGGCCGATCGAAATAGAGCCGTTTTCCAATTGTCGTTGCGATCGGAGGTTTTCGATTTCTCGCGCGGGCCAAAAGCGGCAAGAAGTTCTTTTCGGGATTTGTTAGTACGTGCAGCTATGAAAACGCATCGTCGAGACGGCGAAGCGTGACGCTGAGATCGTGAGGCTCGCCATGACACATCCGCTTCGTTTCGGCATTTGGGCTCTGGTGCATGGCCCGCGGGCCGCGCATCAGGATCCGGAAGAGCCCTATGATGCCTCCTGGGAGCGCAATCGCGATCTCGTGCTGCAGGCCGAGGCGCTGGGCTTCGATTCGACGCTGGTCGCCCAGCACACCATCAATCCGCATCAGGAGGATCTCGACCAGCTCGAGGCCTGGAGCGCGGCGGCTGCACTTGCGGCATTGACCAGCCGGATCGAGATCATCACCGCGATCAAGCCTTATCTGTATCATCCCGTGGTGCTCGCCAAGATGGCGCTCGGCATCGAGAACATCAGCCGCGGGCGGTTCGCGATCAATCTCGTCAACGCCTGGAACAGGCCCGAGCTGGAGCGCGCCGGCATCGGCTTCGCCGAGCACGATGAGCGCTACGCCTATGGTCGCGAATGGATCGATGTGGTGTCGCGGCTGCTGCAGGGCGAGCGCCTGACGCACAAGGGCCGCTATTTCGACGTGCAGGACTACGCGCTGCGGCCGAAGGATCTCTATCGCGCAAGGCCGCGGATCTATGTCGGTGGAGAATCGGAACCGGCGCGTGCGCTGGTCGCCGATCACGGCGATGTCTGGTTCATCAACGGCCAGCCACTCGATGACGTCGCCTGCTTGATTCGTGACGTCGCGGCGCGGCCGAGGGGCGCGGCGCTGCCGCTCCGCTTCGGCCTCTCGGCCTTCGTGATCGCGCGGCCGAGCGCCGAAGAGGCCGAGGCGGCGCATCAGCGGCTGCTGCGTCTCGCCGAGAAGGACGCGCCGATGAAGGCGCTTCAGAAGGCGAACACCGATCCCAAGGTCGTGATGATGCAGACCATGCAGAAGAGCGCGCGCGTCGGCAGCAATGGCGGCACGGCCGCCGGGCTGGTCGGCAGCTACGAGGAGGTGGCGGATCGCATCGTCGACTTCCACGCCGCCGGCATCGAACTGTTCATGCTGCAGTTCCAGCCGTTCGAGGCCGAGATGAAGCGGTTCGCTGAGGAGGTGATTCCGCGTGTCCGGCAGCGGCAGCGCGATCTCGGTCGTGGTAATGCCGAGTCCGGCCGTCGCGTGGGATGATGTCGCCCGCGACACGCGCGGAAGAACTGATTGCTTTGCGAAGCTCGCTTGGTGGGGAGATTATCGCTCGCCGCCGCGCCACATTCGAAAATCCATTTCATTGACGATGTGCAGTCGCGAACGCATCATCCGTTCATCATTGGGGCGCTGACGACAGCGCTGGTTCAACGACACATCAACGCATTCCGCGGGGGAGTGCGGGCGCTGTACGCCCGCGCAACGGCGGAGCTTTGTTGGCAGGAGAGGGCGATGGACAACACGGACAACACGGGCGCAGTCACCCGGCGTCGACTGCTTCAGGCGGGTGCCGGTGCCGCTTTGGTGGCGCCATTCGGCGGCTTGGCCGCGCAGGCCTTGTCCTTGCGGGCCGCCCCGGAGATCGATCTGTCGCAGTTTCCGATCTGCCGGACGGCAGCTGAAGCGCCGGCTCTCACCGGCGCGCCGCGCAAGCTGAAGCTGTCCTGGAATGCCGGCGCGGTCTGCCTGACGCCGGTGCCTGTGGCGATCGACCAGGGCTTCTTCAAGAAGTATAATCTCGACGTCGAGCTGATCAACTATTCCGGCTCCACCGATCAGCTGCTGGAAGCCATCGCGACCGGCAAGAGCGACGCCGGGCTCGGCATGGCGCTGCGCTGGCTGAAGCCGCTGGAGCAGGGCTTTGACGTCAAGATCGCGGCGGGCACGCATGGCGGCTGCATGCGGGTGCTGGCGCGCACGGAGTCCGGCATCAAGACGCTCGCCGATCTCAAGGGCAAGGCGGTTGCGGTCGGCGATCTCGGCGGTCCCGACAAGAACTTCTTCTCGATCCAGCTGGCGCGGCTCGGCATCGATCCGGTGAAGGACGTCGATTGGCGCGTCTATCCGGGCGCGGTCGTCAACGTCGCCGCCGACAAGGGCGAGACGCAGGCGTTCCTGGCGTCCGATCCGCTCGCCTATCTCTGGCTCAAGGATCCCGCCTATCGCGAGGTCGCCTCCAATCTCGACGGCGAGTATCAGAACCGCGTCTGCTGCATCCTCGGCCTACGCGGCAGCCTGGTGCGCGAGGAGCCGCAGGTCGGCCGCGCGATCACGCAGGCGCTGCTCGATGCCGCGATGTTCACCGCGCAGAACCCGGTCGAGGCGGCGAAGTCGTTCCAGCCCTATGCGCCGAAGCAGGCGACCTTGGCCGATCTCGAAGGCATGGTGCGCTACCACACCCATCATCATCATCCGCATGGTCAGCCGCTCAAGCAGGAGCTGAAGGCCTATGCCGACGACCTCAAGGTCGTCTCCGTCTTCAAGCCGAGCACCGACACCAGCAAATTCGCCGAGCGCATCTATGTCGACATTTTCGCTGTCTGAGGTCGCCCCGGGCGACAGCGCGCGGAGCGGCGCGCTTGCCGACAAGCTCCGCGAGGTGGCGCCCGGCATTGCCGCAGCGCTCGCCTGGGCGGCTTTCGGGGCCGCCTGTCTGGTGCGCGAGGATGTCGGTGACTGGTCCCGCACCAAGGATCTCGCGATCGCGGCGTTCGTGATCGCCGGGCTCGTGTTCGTCGTGAGCGTCGCCGCCGCTCAGCTCGGCCGTGTGGGCTCGGCTTTGCGCAAGCGCAGCCCCTGGCTGCTCGCGCTCGGCGTGTTCCTGACGCTGTGGGAGCTCGCCACCGCCAAATACGCCTGGCTGCCGCTGCCGTTCTTCCCGCCGCCGCAGGCGATCATCGAGGTCTACACCGACGATCTGCCGAAACTGCTCGACAGCGTCATCGCCTCGATCAAGCTGCAGCTCGGCGGCTATCTGATCGGCGCGGCCACCGGCTTCATCACCGGGGTCTCGATCGGCTGGTCGACGCGGATCGGCTATTGGGTGCATCCGGTGCTGCGCTTCATCGGGCCGCTGCCGGCGACCGCCTGGCTGCCGATCGCCTTCTTCGCGTTTCCGACCAGCTGGAGCGCGTCGACCTTCCTCATCGCGCTCGCCACCGGCTTCCCCGTCACGGTCTTGACCTGGTCCGGCGTCGCCAGCGTGCCATCAGCTTACTACGATGTCGCGCGCACGCTCGGCGCCAGGCCCTGGTTCCTGGTGCTGAAGGTCGCGATCCCCGCAGCCTTGCCGCATGTCTTCGTCGGCCTGTTCATGGGCCTGGGCGCCTCGTTCGCGGTGCTCGTCGTCACCGAGATGATCGGCGTCAAGGCCGGGCTCGGCTGGTACCTGCAATGGGCGCAGGGCTGGGCCGCCTATTCCAACATGTATGCCGCGCTCTTGGTGATGTCGCTGCTGTGCTCCGGCGCGATCACCCTGCTGTTCAAGACCCGTGACCGCGTGCTGGTCTGGCAGAAGGATGTCGTCAAATGGTAGCCGCAGCCGTTGCCGTCAGGGCGCAAGCTCCTGGTGCTGCGATCGACATCGCCCATGTCGATCATGCCTTCGACATCGACGGCGCCGAGCTGAAGGTGCTCGACGACGTCAGCCTGATCGTCGAGCCCGGCGAGTTCGTCGCGCTGCTCGGGCCGTCCGGCTGCGGCAAGTCGACCCTGCTGCGGCTGATCGCCGGCCTCGACAAGCCGCGCAGCGGCAGCTTGCGCGAGGACGAGGTCAGCATCAGGGGACCGCATCCGTCGCGCGTCGTCGTGTTCCAGGATCCGACGCTGTTTCCGTGGCGCACGGTCTGGGACAATGTCGCGCTCGGCCTGGAAGCGCAGGGCATCCTCAAGAAGCAGCGCCATCGCGTCGATGCCGCGCTCGATCTCGTCGGCCTCACCGACTTCAGGAACGCCTATCCGCATCAGCTCTCCGGCGGCATGGCGCAGCGCGTCGCGCTGGCGCGGGCGCTGGTCAACGATCCCAAGGTGCTGGTGCTCGACGAGCCGCTCGGCAAGCTCGACTCTCTGACCCGGATTGCGATGCAGGCCGAGCTGGTGGCGCTGTGGCAGCGCAAGGGCTTCACGACCCTGCTCGTGACCCACGACGTCGAGGAGGCGCTGGTGCTCGCCAATCGCGTCATCGTGCTGAGCGACCGCCCGGCGCGCATCAAGGCCGACATCGTCGTGGACCGGCCGTATCCGCGGCATCGCGGCGATCCGCATCTCGCCGATCTGCGCCGGCAGATTCTTGGTCTCCTCGGGTTGGAAGCGACATGGTAGCCGTCATCGAGAGCCTCGCGCCACGCCAGACCGGCACGGAGAATGAGGACGAACTGATCGCACGCGCGCTGCGGCTGGTGCCTGTGTTCGCCGAGCGCGCGCCGGCGCATGATCGCGACCGCAGCTTTCCGTTCCAGAATTTCAAGGATCTGTTCGAGGCGGGCCTGCTGTCGCTGACCGTGCCGACGGCGCTGGGCGGACACGGGGCGGGCGCGGGCCTCACGGCGCGCGTGCTCGGACTCATCGCCGAAGCCGATCCCTCGACGGCGCTGGTCCTGGCGATGCATTACATCCAGCACTTCGTGATGGCGCGCCAACAGGAATATCCGCCGCGGCTGGCCCGCAAGCTCCAGCGGGACTCGGTCGAGCGCGGCGCGCTGATCAACACCTTCCGCGTCGAACCGGCGCTTGGCTCGCCGTCGCGCGGTGGCCTGCCGGAGACGATCGCGCGGCGCACCGAGACCGGCTGGCGTCTGAGCGGCCACAAGATCTATTCGACCGGCGCGCCGATCCTGTCCTGGTACTCGGTGTGGGCCAAGACCGACGAGGCCGAGCCGCGGCTCGGCCTGTTCCTGGTCCAGGCGGGATCGCCCGGCATCCGCATCGTCGAGACCTGGGATCATCTCGGCCTGCGCGCCAGCGGCAGCCACGACGTCGTGTTCGAGGACGTCGTGATCCCGCTCGACCACGAGATCGAGCTGCGCAAGCCCGCGGACTGGCGGGTGCAGAATCCGACACAGGCACTGGTTCATGCCGCCTTCGTCGGCGCGATCTATGACGGGGTCGCGCGCGCGGCGCGCAACTGGATCATCGATTTCCTCAAGACGCGCACGCCGTCGAGCCTCGGCGCGCCGCTGTCGACTTTGGCGCGCGCGCAGGAGGTGCTCGGCGCGATCGAGGCGCGGCTTCAGGTCAATTCAAGGCTGATCGACAGCGTCGCGCGCGATTTCGACGAGGGCCGGGTGGTCAGCCCGGTCGAGGGCAACATCATCAAGCTCACCGTCACCAACAATGCGGTGGCGGCGGTCGAGGACGCGCTGTCGCTGTCGAGCAATCACGGCCTCAGCCGCACCAATCCGCTGGAGCGGCATTATCGCGACGTGCTGTGCGGCCGCGTCCACACCCCGCAGGACGACGCCACGCGCATCGCCGCCGGCCGTCTGGCGCTTGGACTCTAGGAACACAAGGAGACAGGACCCATGTCCGAGATCGAATTCATCGGCTTCATTTCCAACAACAACTCGTCCGAGATCATCGTCCGCCAGGGACCGGTGCTCGATCCCGTCCATATCGAAACGGTGGCGAAGGCGCATGAGAATGCCGGCTTCGACCGCGCGCTGCTGGCGTTCCACTCGACCTCGCCGGACAGCTTGCAGGTGGCCCAGCACGTGCTCGGCGTCACCTCGAAGCTCAACGTACTGATCGCGCAGCGGCCCGGCTTCACCTCGCCGACCCTGCTGGCGCGCCAGTTCGCGGTGCTCGACCAGTTCTCGAAGGGGCGCGTCGCGCTGCACGTCATCACCGGCGGCAACGCCACCGAGTTGCGCCAGGACGGCAATACGCTGGACGACAAGAGCGAGCGCTATGCCAGGACCAGCGAGTTCCTCGATATCATCCGGGCCGAATGGACCAGCGACAAGCCGTTCAGCTACGCAGGCAAGTACTACCAGGTCGAGAACGGCTTCGCGCAGGTGAAGCCGTATCGGAAAGAGGGCATCCGGATCTATTTCGGCGGCGCCTCGGATGCGGCGATCGACGTCGCGGGCAAGCATGCCGACACCTATGCGCTGTGGGGCGAATCCTATGCGCAGGTGCGCGAGCAGGTCGCCCGCGTCAGCGCCGCCGCGGCGAAGCACGGCCGTCCGGCGCCGCGCTTCTCGCTGTCGGTGCGGCCGATCCTCGCCGACACCGAGGAGAAGGCCTGGGCGAGGGCGCAGGATATCTTGGAGCGCGCGACCGCGCTGCAGGACCAGACCGGCTATCGCAAGCCGGCCGATGGCCACGCCACCGACGGCGCCAAGCGCCTGCTGGCGATCGCGGAGCAGGGCAAGCGCGTCGACAAGCGGCTGTGGACCGATATCGCCAAGCTCACCGGCGCCAACAGCAACACCACGGCACTGGTCGGCACGCCCGAGCAGGTCGCCGAGGTGTTCGGCGACTATTACGATCTCGGCATCAGCCATTTCCTGATCCGCGGCTTCGATCCGCTGATCGATGCCATCGACTATGGCCGCGCGCTGATCCCCGCGACGCGCGAGCTGATCGCTCGCCGTCAGGGCGCGAAGGGAGTCGCGGCGGAATGAAGCGCGTTCTCCTGGCGGCTAGCCTGCTGCTCGCATTCACCGCCTCGGCCTTCGCGCAGGTGACCTTGCGCGTCGGCGATCAGAAGGGCAATGCGCGCGCCGTCATGGAGGCGGCGGGCGTGCTCAAGGACGTGCCCTACACGATCGCGTGGAAGGAGTTCGTTGCGGCGGCGCCGCTGCTGGAGGCGCTCAGCGCCGGCGCGATCGATACCGGTCTCGTCGGCGACGCGCCCTTCACCTTCGCGGCGGCCTCCGGCGTGCCGGTCAAGGCGATCGCCGCGATCCGGCAGACCCAGGAAGGGCTGGCGAT is from Bradyrhizobium sp. ORS 285 and encodes:
- a CDS encoding acyl-CoA dehydrogenase family protein, with amino-acid sequence MNKPVSTKTLIADSSLPLAAETLDQLLAAIADGESERERERILPHQQIALIKQARLGALRLPVAAGGAGSTIRGLFEIVIRLAEADANVAHILRNHFSVVERLVRIPRDDQAREWQQRIAAGAIIGLATTELDSPQVGNITPNTTFTPDGDDYLLNGTKYYSTGTLYSDLVLVRAADPSGRPGATILPLDRAGIELIDDWDGMGQRLTATGTTHFRNVRVKRQEIVFDAPDIGYGVPYSNTFAQLFLTAAVAGISRAALRDAIALVRSRKRTFYYAPHEKPTEDPLLQQTIGQIAASAHAAETVVLVAAEALDAATEAFDAGRADAEALAHRAALLSAQAKIVADDAAIRNGGLIFDVGGASSTKKATNFDRHWRNARTLSSHNPVTYKERAIGQYLINGTPLPAKGFF
- a CDS encoding NrtA/SsuA/CpmA family ABC transporter substrate-binding protein; this translates as MSSDDLSRRHFLGTAAFGIGALAGLTLTDDAWSAPGRVTDTVRLTWGLAGLNNIAKERGEFEKLLAKDGIKVEWLGPFPNHAPTLQAVTGGTADFSFGGSTTPALAAIIAGSPLVFTQFVVYEPRTTAIIARDDSGINKVEDLVGKSVAVNRSGLGEFLLVAALEKHKVDRSKVKFVYLNPPDAAPALASGKVDAWSMWSPGVDIARLDYKAHDIFLEGRDLEFQIDYTSYLTTRKFATENPALVRAVNDAFRAEGKWISENSKEAEYIAQKAGKYSDQVRDQFIAMNRKYRYFSVNDKQFVTDLQKAADWLAERKVLPEPVKVADHLAPIEDAAPQR
- a CDS encoding ABC transporter ATP-binding protein, with protein sequence MTVQFAPPLQAATAPAVIVNGLRRAYSERTVIEGLDLRIERGEFVALLGESGCGKTTLLRALAGLDPVQGGRIIAPKRPAVVFQEHRLLPWDSLWRNVALGLDVPDARQRAAAALAEVGLGDRLDDWPRNLSGGQAQRVALARALVQQPELLLLDEPFAALDALTRIRMHALVRELVATHRPGVLLVTHDVDEAIALADRILVMRDGRIAYEHRAADGGEVARGDLLAELGVLKPSLHT
- a CDS encoding ABC transporter permease subunit yields the protein MSNLEQAAGTIELPQTTRGARPGTGRHRALSPLTLQALSWLAPVLLIVIWEAAAQGGYLSPQVLPAPSKVIRTAFKLTTQGTLLNDLGVSLLRAAAGFAIGGAVGFALGILVGFSSVAEALIDRSIQMIRAIPFLAVLPLVIVWLGVGEAEKVFLVALGVTFPIYINTTLGIRQVDPKLLELGRVQALSTLQLIRRIILPGALPSILTGVRYALATAWLALVVAETIGAQSGLGFLAMDAREFLRTDVIVLTIVIYALIGVGADLIARWLERRLLAWHPNYGAVR
- a CDS encoding LLM class flavin-dependent oxidoreductase codes for the protein MTHPLRFGIWALVHGPRAAHQDPEEPYDASWERNRDLVLQAEALGFDSTLVAQHTINPHQEDLDQLEAWSAAAALAALTSRIEIITAIKPYLYHPVVLAKMALGIENISRGRFAINLVNAWNRPELERAGIGFAEHDERYAYGREWIDVVSRLLQGERLTHKGRYFDVQDYALRPKDLYRARPRIYVGGESEPARALVADHGDVWFINGQPLDDVACLIRDVAARPRGAALPLRFGLSAFVIARPSAEEAEAAHQRLLRLAEKDAPMKALQKANTDPKVVMMQTMQKSARVGSNGGTAAGLVGSYEEVADRIVDFHAAGIELFMLQFQPFEAEMKRFAEEVIPRVRQRQRDLGRGNAESGRRVG
- a CDS encoding ABC transporter substrate-binding protein; the encoded protein is MDNTDNTGAVTRRRLLQAGAGAALVAPFGGLAAQALSLRAAPEIDLSQFPICRTAAEAPALTGAPRKLKLSWNAGAVCLTPVPVAIDQGFFKKYNLDVELINYSGSTDQLLEAIATGKSDAGLGMALRWLKPLEQGFDVKIAAGTHGGCMRVLARTESGIKTLADLKGKAVAVGDLGGPDKNFFSIQLARLGIDPVKDVDWRVYPGAVVNVAADKGETQAFLASDPLAYLWLKDPAYREVASNLDGEYQNRVCCILGLRGSLVREEPQVGRAITQALLDAAMFTAQNPVEAAKSFQPYAPKQATLADLEGMVRYHTHHHHPHGQPLKQELKAYADDLKVVSVFKPSTDTSKFAERIYVDIFAV
- a CDS encoding ABC transporter permease, giving the protein MSTFSLSEVAPGDSARSGALADKLREVAPGIAAALAWAAFGAACLVREDVGDWSRTKDLAIAAFVIAGLVFVVSVAAAQLGRVGSALRKRSPWLLALGVFLTLWELATAKYAWLPLPFFPPPQAIIEVYTDDLPKLLDSVIASIKLQLGGYLIGAATGFITGVSIGWSTRIGYWVHPVLRFIGPLPATAWLPIAFFAFPTSWSASTFLIALATGFPVTVLTWSGVASVPSAYYDVARTLGARPWFLVLKVAIPAALPHVFVGLFMGLGASFAVLVVTEMIGVKAGLGWYLQWAQGWAAYSNMYAALLVMSLLCSGAITLLFKTRDRVLVWQKDVVKW
- a CDS encoding ABC transporter ATP-binding protein, with amino-acid sequence MVAAAVAVRAQAPGAAIDIAHVDHAFDIDGAELKVLDDVSLIVEPGEFVALLGPSGCGKSTLLRLIAGLDKPRSGSLREDEVSIRGPHPSRVVVFQDPTLFPWRTVWDNVALGLEAQGILKKQRHRVDAALDLVGLTDFRNAYPHQLSGGMAQRVALARALVNDPKVLVLDEPLGKLDSLTRIAMQAELVALWQRKGFTTLLVTHDVEEALVLANRVIVLSDRPARIKADIVVDRPYPRHRGDPHLADLRRQILGLLGLEATW
- a CDS encoding acyl-CoA dehydrogenase family protein, producing MVAVIESLAPRQTGTENEDELIARALRLVPVFAERAPAHDRDRSFPFQNFKDLFEAGLLSLTVPTALGGHGAGAGLTARVLGLIAEADPSTALVLAMHYIQHFVMARQQEYPPRLARKLQRDSVERGALINTFRVEPALGSPSRGGLPETIARRTETGWRLSGHKIYSTGAPILSWYSVWAKTDEAEPRLGLFLVQAGSPGIRIVETWDHLGLRASGSHDVVFEDVVIPLDHEIELRKPADWRVQNPTQALVHAAFVGAIYDGVARAARNWIIDFLKTRTPSSLGAPLSTLARAQEVLGAIEARLQVNSRLIDSVARDFDEGRVVSPVEGNIIKLTVTNNAVAAVEDALSLSSNHGLSRTNPLERHYRDVLCGRVHTPQDDATRIAAGRLALGL
- a CDS encoding LLM class flavin-dependent oxidoreductase, producing the protein MSEIEFIGFISNNNSSEIIVRQGPVLDPVHIETVAKAHENAGFDRALLAFHSTSPDSLQVAQHVLGVTSKLNVLIAQRPGFTSPTLLARQFAVLDQFSKGRVALHVITGGNATELRQDGNTLDDKSERYARTSEFLDIIRAEWTSDKPFSYAGKYYQVENGFAQVKPYRKEGIRIYFGGASDAAIDVAGKHADTYALWGESYAQVREQVARVSAAAAKHGRPAPRFSLSVRPILADTEEKAWARAQDILERATALQDQTGYRKPADGHATDGAKRLLAIAEQGKRVDKRLWTDIAKLTGANSNTTALVGTPEQVAEVFGDYYDLGISHFLIRGFDPLIDAIDYGRALIPATRELIARRQGAKGVAAE